One Nicotiana sylvestris chromosome 12, ASM39365v2, whole genome shotgun sequence genomic window carries:
- the LOC138882650 gene encoding uncharacterized protein yields MIFADVDEFRDAVTKYSVQRKVQVKKYVNEPTRVRVRATRNYLCNSKYLAEVFKDKIVEQPNIRVFKLQQLIRKKFKVHVGKTTTRRARAKVLTEIMGDHILEFGRILDYRDELLRTNPESTCVVKLGEANESSKVVFQSFYVYFGALKNAFMGYRKCIGLDGCFLKGVNRGQLLVVVAKDSNNQMLPPARAIVEYENKNTWTWFVSLLKDDLGLGDGRGFTLITGMQKGFLAAIQDIIPACGRRMCARHILANWLKNWRGIQRRMLFWKCARSTYETELKKSLNALSMLGKNIVDDLLYYNKETWCKVYFNVEVKCDAVDNNIAESFNAWILDARHKTIIIMLEEIRVKMMTRIAKLRKFANT; encoded by the exons ATGATTTTTGCAGATGTGGATGAATTTAGAGATGCAGTAACCAAGTATTCTGTTCAAAGGAAGGTTCAGGTGAAAAAGTATGTGAATGAGCCAACAAGAGTGAGGGTGAG GGCCACCAGAAATTACCTGTGCAATTCTAAATACCTGGCTGAAGTATTTAAAGATAAAATAGTTGAACAACCAAACATAAGAGTGTTCAAGTTACAACAGTTAATAAGGAAGAAATTTAAAGTGCATGTTGGCAAGACCACAACTAGGAGAGCAAGAGCCAAAGTATTGACAGAAATTATGGGTGACCATATTCTTGAGTTTGGAAGAATTCTTGACTATAGGGATGAATTGTTAAGAACCAACCCTGAGAGTACTTGTGTGGTAAAACTTGGTGAAGCTAATGAATCTAGTAAGGTAGTATTTCAAAGTTTCTATGTTTATTTTGGTGCATTGAAGAATGCATTCATGGGGTACAGGAAATGCATAGGTTTAGATGGTTGTTTCTTAAAGGGAGTTAATAGAGGGCAATTATTAGTTGTTGTAGCTAAGGATTCCAACAACCAAATGCTTCCACCTGCTCGGGCAATAGTGGAATATGAGAACAAAAATACTTGGACATGGTTTGTATCTTTGCTTAAAGATGATTTAGGTTTAGGAGATGGCAGGGGTTTCACCTTGATTACAGGCATGCAAAAG gGATTTCTAGCAGCAATTCAAGATATTATTCCAGCATGTGGCCGCCGGATGTGTGCCAGACACATTCTTGCAAATTGGTTAAAGAATTGGAGAGGGATTCAGAGGAGGATGTTGTTCTGGAAGTGTGCTAGAAGTACATATGAGACTGAACTCAAGAAAAGCCTTAATGCACTCAGTATGCTTGGTAAGAACATAGTTGATGATCTTTTGTACTATAACAAAGAGACTTGGTGTAAGGTGTATTTTAATGTGGAAGTCAAGTGTGATGCAGTTGATAATAATATAGCTGAAAGTTTTAATGCATGGATCCTAGATGCAAGGCACAAGACCATTATTATCATGCTTGAAGAAATAAGAGTCAAGATGATGACTAGAATAGCTAAGTTAAGGAAATTTGCAAATACTTAG
- the LOC104248110 gene encoding protein ABCI7, chloroplastic codes for MASALAPIFSTKSTSVSVSSSLSTPTRISTKSTSVSVYSSLSTPTRINQKNPKVRVFTKPKLNPISAFSDPYVLQIAETLEDSLPSLSSPPLQKLRETSSETLLSTPWPSRKDEPFRFTDTSFLKNSRIEPILPPKIQSSSLDVFSDTLLPTISILDGYIMNELSQLKELASGVYVGSLLSVKSEAILKRVSEYESGFKGDLFWSLNGVGTPDVLLVYVPEGCKVENTLVLRYISGESSDKGSKALPFSNPRVLVLVEKGGEISIVEEYVGGEKDKCYWSNSVIEVVVGEGAKVSHSYLQNQSLNAAHIKWTWVQQESTSTYEHIEVSTGGKLSRHNIHIQQVGPDTVTELSTFHMCISDQTQDLHSRLVLDHPRGVSQQIHKCIVAHSSGQAVFDGNVQVNRYAQQTDAGQLTRSLLLEPRATVNVKPNLQIIADDVKCSHGAAISDLEEDQLFYFRARGVDVETARKALIFSFAAEVVDRFPNASIRKKVETHIRELLDPSRP; via the exons ATGGCTTCTGCTTTGGCACCAATCTTCTCTACTAAATCAACTTCTGTATCTGTATCCTCATCTCTCTCAACACCAACAAGAATTTCTACTAAATCAACCTCTGTATCTGTATACTCATCTCTCTCAACACCAACAAGAATTAACCAGAAAAATCCTAAAGTTAGAGTCTTtactaaacctaaattaaatccaaTTTCAGCATTTTCAGACCCATATGTTCTCCAAATAGCTGAAACCCTTGAAGACTCTTTACCTTCCTTATCTTCCCCACCACTTCAGAAATTAAGGGAAACTTCCTCAGAAACCCTACTTTCAACCCCTTGGCCTTCTCGTAAAGATGAACCTTTTAGATTCACTGACACTTCATTCTTGAAAAATTCAAGAATTGAACCAATTTTGCCTCCAAAGATTCAGAGTTCTTCTTTGGATGTATTTTCAGATACCCTTTTGCCTACAATTTCGATTCTTGATGGTTATATTATGAATGAATTGTCTCAGTTAAAAGAATTGGCTAGTGGTGTTTATGTTGGTAGTCTTTTGAGTGTGAAATCTGAGGCTATATTGAAAAGGGTGTCTGAGTATGAATCTGGTTTTAAGGGTGATTTGTTTTGGTCACTTAATGGTGTTGGTACCCCTGATGTATTACTAGTGTATGTGCCAGAAGGGTGTAAAGTTGAGAATACATTGGTTTTGAGGTACATTTCAGGTGAGAGTAGCGATAAGGGATCAAAAGCTTTGCCCTTTTCGAATCCGAGGGTGTTGGTGTTGGTGGAAAAGGGAGGGGAGATTAGTATAGTTGAGGAGTATGTAGGTGGAGAAAAAGATAAATGTTACTGGTCAAATTCTGTTATAGAAGTGGTTGTTGGTGAAGGGGCAAAAGTGAGCCATTCTTACCTCCAAAATCAATCTTTAAATGCTGCACATATCAAGTGGACTTGGGTTCAGCAG GAATCAACTAGCACATACGAGCATATAGAAGTAAGCACTGGTGGAAAGTTGAGTAGGCACAATATTCATATCCAGCAAGTTGGTCCAGACACAGTTACTGAGTTATCTACATTTCATATGTGTATCTCTGATCAAACGCAAGATCTACACAGTAGATTAGTCCTAGATCACCCTCGAGGTGTCTCTCAGCAGATCCACAAGTGCATTGTGGCCCATTCGTCTGGACAGGCTGTTTTTGATGGAAACGTTCAAGTCAATAG ATACGCGCAGCAGACAGATGCAGGACAACTTACACGGAGCCTCCTTTTGGAGCCTCGAGCAACTGTGAATGTCAAACCTAATCTCCAAATCATCGCTGATGATGTCAAATGCTCTCATGGTGCTGCAATCAGTGACCTCGAGGAGGACCAACTGTTTTACTTCAGAGCACGGGGTGTTGACGTTGAAACTGCCAGAAAAGCTTTGATCTTTTCGTTTGCTGCTGAAGTAGTAGACCGTTTCCCAAATGCTTCAATTCGGAAGAAAGTTGAAACTCATATTAGAGAATTGCTAGATCCCTCACGCCCTTAA